CTCGGTCAGCGGCCGCCGGCGGCACCCGGGACGCCGCCGAGCTTCGGTCCCTGCGAAAGATTGGATTTCGAGCTGGAGATGGGCTTCTATCTGGCAAGCGGCAACAACCTCGGCAAGCCAATCCCGATCGCCGAGGCATCCAAGGAGATCGCAGGCTTTACCCTGCTCAACGACTGGTCGGCGCGCGATGTGCAGCGCTGGGAGATGTTTCCGCTAGGTCCTTTCCTCAGCAAAAGCTTCGGAACCTCCGTTGCGCCATGGGTCGTGATGAGCGACGCATTGGCTCCCTTCCGCGTCGCGGCGCTGCCGCGTCCCGAGGGCGACCCGCGTCCGCTCGATTACCTGTTCGACGGCGAAGACCAAGTGAGAGGCGGACTTGACGTCCATCTCGAGGTGCTCCTCTCCACCGCGCAGATGCGCGCGGCAAATACACCTGCGCGCAGGATCCTCACCTCGAATGCGAAATATCTCTACTGGACGCCTGCGCAGATGGTTGCCCATCACACGATCAACGGCTGCAACTTGCAGGCCGGCGACCTGATCGGCACCGGGACGATCTCCGGGCCAAGCCCCGCCGAGCTCAGCAGCATGCTCGAATTCACCAGCGCCGGGACCAAGCCTGTCGTGCTCCCGAACGGAGAGCAGCGTGGTTTCCTGCTGGATGGCGACGAAATCACATTCCGCGGGCGGTGCAGCCGCGATGGCTACGTTTCGATCGGCTTTGGATCGTGCACGGGGAGGATCGCGGCGGCCGAGATCGCAAGCTTGCAAAAGCAGGTCGCGTGACGCGCTGACTCGAGCTCGGCATGGAATGTCGTGGTCCGTTGATTTACGCGCATCTTCTCTCGCCCGGGCTCGATCCGGACGAAGTGCGCCGGGGACAGCTTCTGACGGCTCTGGCGGGGGTCTCCGTACTGCTGCTGTTGCAACTGTTCGTTTTGCTCGCCAGCGCAGCAGCCTGAGCGTTAGTGGCTCCGCGCCGGATGGCGGAAGTCGGTCGGCGAACGGTCGGTCCACTTCTTGAAAGCCTTGCGAAAGCTCGTTGCATCGGCAAAGCCGACGCGTTCGGCCACCTGGTCGATGCTCAAACGGGT
The DNA window shown above is from Bradyrhizobium sp. CB1650 and carries:
- the fahA gene encoding fumarylacetoacetase; the protein is MTKVRLDETHDPARRSFVEAANQANTDFPIQNLPLGVFSTKSDPVPRIGVAIGDHVLDLKKASGATERLTQPVRDALQETSLNSLFALGRTRLRELRRIAGDMLDQGATGNQVRRHASDLLVSADECTLHLPTKVANYTDFYAGIYHARAAGALLTPENPLPPNYKWVPIAYHGRASSVQVGQGAVRRPLGQRPPAAPGTPPSFGPCERLDFELEMGFYLASGNNLGKPIPIAEASKEIAGFTLLNDWSARDVQRWEMFPLGPFLSKSFGTSVAPWVVMSDALAPFRVAALPRPEGDPRPLDYLFDGEDQVRGGLDVHLEVLLSTAQMRAANTPARRILTSNAKYLYWTPAQMVAHHTINGCNLQAGDLIGTGTISGPSPAELSSMLEFTSAGTKPVVLPNGEQRGFLLDGDEITFRGRCSRDGYVSIGFGSCTGRIAAAEIASLQKQVA